CCCATGACTTATTTAAATCCTATAGGtgtttttatgggttgaatacaTTAGAAGACCATTTAATTTGATTAAGTGGCCCATTATCCAAGAAACCCACGGAAAAAGGGATGAGGTGGCCCACTACTTGGCCATTACCCACGAAAATAGGGAGTGGAGGAGAAATACATGGCCCATTATTCTCTCAACTACCCATGATCAAGAATTTACATGTGGGTAATTAGTTTTTCACTTCCAGCAAACCTCCCACGATGGAAAAAGCACATGTGCAAACATCCCACAACCGTTGCATCATGGAGAGAGAATCGGGAGACATGGGACATGTGTCATCAcgagaagaggacaacaagctCCTTGCATGCAGAAAATTCGAAGACTCTTGGCCTATAagtactagaagacaagaagaaaaaagggttcccacaccaatcaagctcaacgcttaaaaaatcaaagccttcccagtgaagcaattatctcacttctctctcatttactcaattacttcaccaagtagttcgagttttctatctctcttgtaccccaactttattattacgacataataaagttattcatatctctcttgtatccccgaCCTTATTATcacgatataataaagtcattctacgttgttacttcttttcctacacggttaggaaattattaagtccttgctcgtagaggcaaaaccacgaaccaacacTACAATTcagcccttaggtttgcagcactatcgccctcatggtgaagaagtcagaaaagggacgctcagctctttacgttagacgcgacaagtcttggcacgcccgctcagtccttgagccatttcggagccgaacatctttttggcacgcccggtgggaccctaatcgtctaagggttttatcATGGTCAGGAAGCCGCAGCAACAACCAGATGCACCCATCCcggatccaccacagagtcatgagggagtggcagtcgacgtgccattactcgaggaagctggtcctcagatcagcacccaagatcttagcgacgctactaacagcgtcaaaaattatatgttcatggcaggacgtgagatctcccACAGCGTTACGCAGTCAATCTCGCAATCGTTCACATAGTCCTTGGAACCTTTGACCATAGcagtcaacaaaatggttgctacgcttgcagagaggctaccgctcgctcctcagcagcagggctttccacagtttggtgtctttggcaacggtcaagaccaagctggcttattGGGGGTTCTTCCCCCTCCTCAGACATTTTACCATGCCACTTCGTCTAATATCCTGCACTCGAGgggcaaaaagagaagggagtcgTGATTGAAGGAGCTTCGACGCCTCCGaataacgatcaaaggtttATTTTGGTCGAGGACCAGAACAAGCTTGACAAATCTGACAAGACAAACAGAAGGCCTTTGCAAAGAGGccagggctctggaaaggacaaagGAGTTACATGtactcctcaaagctctgatacttGGGGGGCAAGTCCAGCCTAGAACCAGCAGGCACAAGAGGCGCACCCACAGCCGCCTCCTGAGCCAGACCTAGTCatgggaagggatcaagtcttgaacctgctccaggagcagttaggacctggtttcagacctttggcaaggccaatgtataggaagcctcataccgaggaggtggacaatacacctttcccaaaGGGTTATAGAGTCCCAGAATCTCAGACCTTCAATGGTGAGAGCATGCAGTCAACGGTGGAGCACATTgccaggtttcaagttcaatgtggagaggctggaaccattgatgcactgaagttgaggctttttcccaattctcttactgggacagccttcacttggtacatcaacttgccaCCTAACTTGGTGCAGACTTGGGCACAGTTGGAGGAGACGTTCCACCAGCAATTCTACAGGCTAGAACCAGAAGTGACGTTGGCGGACCTGTCATGCTATCGTCAAACCCATCTAGAGTCTGTGGAGTCCTACCTCTTACGTTTCAAAACTGCTCGATTCAAATGCAAGATAGTCCTTCCTGAGGCCGAATACGTGCGTATAGCATTAAACGGCatgggctttgaaatgaagaagaagttttatggAACGAAGTTCAGAGACCTGTTCGAATTATCTTCTAAGgcttctcattatgaaaagttcttggcgGAAGAGCAGGACAGGAAGACGGCATCCAAAGGGACATATTACTGCGACCCTAATTACGAGGTTGCTGCAGTGGAAGCAGAGGCAGACCCAGACGTGGCAGtggctgaaatcatcaacaaaaagctATACGTTTGCAAGGCCTTTATATCAAGATGGAGCCCACAAAGCAGCCAGCCCAGAGCACTTTCAATAAGTCAACCAGGACCTATACATTCGACGTGGGTAGGGCTGaagctatctttgatcaactcctAGCCGACAAGCTGCTCAAATTGCCCTTTGGTCACAAAATTCTAACTCCGgaagaactgaagggcaaagagtattgtaagtatcacaattcttggagtcatactattaataactgcatagtatttagaaatgatatccaggacaaaattgagcagggagagttcaaattccccgagaaagacaagcagcccatgggggtggatggcaatccctttccttcagggctgagtacaaatatggtctccgtcaacatgagggacatgcctaggactgttcctaggcagaagataagtttgggagcCCCTTCCAGAGCAGTTTATAAATCTAGCCCAGGCAGGTAttgggatccttattatgaTGAGGGTGATGTCAGGACTGAACGGGTTAGAGGTTCGAAAAATTGAACTTTTGGTCGTCCAGACCTTCGGGAGTGAAGAAACCAGAGAAACCAACTTGTTCCATGGTGTGCACAGAGTGTGGACATCATGCCAGTCCTAGCAAGCCAGTCCTGAAAAGCATTATTGTGGAAAGGGCTGAACCAAGTCCTAAGGAGCCACGCAGGTTTAAAGGGAGAAGGGTTGTACGCGAATCTGTGTTCAACCGAATTTAGCCAGGGttggttgaaattgaagatgggCTCGTCAACTTGAGGATATCTGCTCCTTCCAGGGATAAACCAAGGGCTGTGAGACCTCCAGTCACTCCTCCGGATGAGTGGCACAGGGTTGAACATCCCAAGTTTCCTTCTGAACCTCCACCTTTATTTAGATCTCAGAAAAGGCGCCGCCAACGATTCGGCAGGCAGCTAGAAAGGCTGATGAAAAAACAGATCTACTAGACGACCCAATGATTGAAGACAACCCCAAAGAAGAAACGAAGGTGGAAGTCCTGGTAGAAGAGCCTGTGGTTGAAAAACCTAAGGCCAAAAGAGTATACAAGCCCTTGGAAAGGACTGTGGAAGAGGCTATCATCGAGCCTCCTCCAAAGACTTTACCTAAGAAGCAAGCACCTTCGGGAAAGACATACAAAGAGGCTGTTACCCAACTGCCTGCGAAGCAAGCCGCTGTATCAAAGAAACAACCTCTCTTGGAAAGAACTCTTGAAGAAGCTAGGATTCAGCCTTCACCGACACAAGTCACTTTGACCCAGAAGACAGCCCTTGAACCAAGGAGGCcagactcggggggcaagtcgaAGTTGAATCCACAGGCTAAGGTGTTTGTGCCTGGACAGGGTCATAACATGCAATGCAACATGGTCGTGTTCTTACCAGCAGATCTGGAAGTCAAGGACAACGctccaacagccatggaggGAGATGTTGTAGAGATGGAGCAGACAACGGAGATTTTAAATGAGTCATTCTCTGTAGGACTGAATGGGCCTTCAGTGATCGTGCTGAAGGACGAGaccgaagagaagaatgaagatcGTGCAGCTAGCGTGATCTTTGAGAGGCTGAGTCCCATGATGAACAAACACATCGAGCCTTTGTACATTGCTGGTTGCCTTGATGGGATGCCAGTGAACCATATCCTGGTAGACACCGGTTCAGCAGCCAATCTCATTTCTAAGGCCATGATGCAGAGGCTCGGgaagactgatcaagacctGGTTTCATGCAACGCCACCTTGACTGACTTCACTGGGAAGGAGACAGCATGCCAaggtattttgatcatgaatttaaCGATAAGGTCCAAGACCATAACAACACCTCTCTTTGTTGTCAATTCACACTCTTCCTTCAATGTTCGACtagggagagattggattcattcTTGTCTAGCGGTCCCATCAACCCTTCACcaaagtcttattttttggaatcaagacGACGTGGAGGTAATATGGGCTGACCGTAGACCATTCAAGACCTCTACTAACCATGCTGAGGCCCACCTATATGATGAGGGGTTTGGTCCAATGAAGGTGGCAGGCCTTGACAAGTCAGCTGAAGAAGTGAAGgcattttttcaagaattaatcGGTCCAATGATTACGGAGTCAAGCAGGCCGATTATAGCTTCATCCAAACACCCTTCTCAATGTCAGTAAGCCCTTTAGAAGCAAAGAAACATGTGGCCCTTCGGACCACATTGTCCCACAttgtcaaagtttgaagcctAATCACTAGAGAAGAGGCTGATGGGAAGTCAAGAGTCTGAGGAAGATTTTTCGGCCTGTGCGGCCGAAGTAATCAACGAAGACGAAAACCTGgttgaagatcttgatgaaatccgcctggaagaccttgaagcagccccagccaagttggatgatttaaaggctgacgtgcaAGATCCTTTAGAAGAAGTTAATTTGGGAGATTCAGAGAATTCCAAACCTGTATATATTAGTCAACTTCTGCCAGAGGACGTGAAGGAAAAGTTCATCCAGCTCTTAGGGGAATTCAAGTCCGGTTTTGCTTGGACTTACGAAGAGCTGCCAGGTCTGTCCAGAGACCTAGTGGAGCACAAGTTGCCTATACAACCAGAATTCAGACCTTTCAAACAACCGccaaggaggatgtccaatgaggtATACTTACAGGTCAAAGATGAGATCGAATGCCTTTTCAATGCTGGGTTCATACGCACAGCCaggtatgttacttggctctctaatattgtgccaatccttaagaagaacggtaaggtcagagtgtgtgtagacttagaaacttgaacttggcttcCCCAAAGGACGAGTATCCAATGCCAGTCGTAGATCAGTTGGTAGATAGAGCTTCTGGTCACAAGGTcttgtccttcatggacgggcattctggctacaatcagatcTTTATCGACGAGGCCGATACGGCTAAGACCGCTTTTAGGTGTCCTGGAGCCCTaggaacctttgagtgggtcGTAATGCCCTTTGGCCTAAAGAGTGCTGGTGCTTCGTTCCAGCGAGTGATGAAcgccatatttcatgatttcattggccatttcatggagatctacattgatgatatcgtggtcaagtctcagtcctatgatgaacatttggaacacttgaggaagTCTTTCTAGAGaatgcaacagtttgatttgaaagtaaacccctTGAAATGTGCCTTCAGAGTCTCCGCAGGCAAGTTCCTTGGATTCTTGGTCCACAACAGAGGGATTGAAGTTGACAAGAACAAGGCCAAAGCAATCATGGAAGCGAAgcctcctaccaccaagaaggagttgcagaagctcttgGGTTCGTTCAACTTCTTGAGAAGGTTTATCTCAAACCTAGCTGGAAGGGTTCAAGTCTTTTCTCCactcttgaagctgaaggaccatgacgcttttgtttgggaggcaaaccatcaaaaggcctttgatGAGATCAAAGGCTATTTAGCAACGGCTCCAGTCTTTATGCCTCCCATCAAGAACAGGTCATTGAAGCTCTACATCTCAGCAGCTGAAGGCTCTATTGGAGGCCTCTTGGCTCAAGATAACGCTCAAGGAAAGGAACAGACAGTTTATTATTTGAGTAGGTTATTGACTCCTTGTGAAAGGAGATACACTCCTattgaaaagatttgtcttgccttgtacttttcagcaataaaattgaggcactacatgcttcctgttttggtttacattatgagtaaaacagacctagttaaatacttgctttctcggccaatcatgAGAGGCAGAATCGGCAAATGGTCTTTAGCTCTAATGGAGTTTAATTTTCAATACGTTCCTCAAAAGGCTGTAAAGGGCCAGGCCTTAGCGgattttcttgctgatcatccATGCGTGGATATCGGCGATGAGTCTGAGATAAGTCTGAACGCCCTTGAGATATCACTTACTCCTTGGACACTGCTCTTTGACGGATCAAGGACTCAGCAGGCCTCAGGCtgtggagtaattattatttctcctcaaggcctgaggactgaattgtcctttcaatttgatttctcaTGTACAAATAAAcaagctgaatacgaagcaGTTGTTATAGGCCTTGAGATCCTAAGAGATCTAGAGGACAGAGAAGTAAAGattattggggattcaaaccttgtaatcAATCACTTGGCGGGAACGttcaaatgctatagtgaggactTGGCTCCTTATTATATGGCAGCAGTGCAATTAgttcaagattttgataatgtaaCTGTCAAACACATTGCAAGGAGTATGAACACTGAAGCCAATAGCTTGGCTCAGGCCTCAACAGATCTGAAGCTAGCTCCAGAAACAATCCACAAGATCATCACAGTCCAAAAGAGATTGTTACCTTCTGTTAAAAGAAGAGGTCTAGGACTGGAGGTATTTACTTCTGACTTCACAGGTGAAGAATCAGATGATGAACCAGAGAACGATTGGCGTACACCTATTATTTCTTTCCTCAAGAGGCCCCATCATAGAATCTCTAGGAAGGTAAGGAGAAGGGCTATGAGCTATATCCTCGTGGGCgatgaattatacaagaaaagctttgaggatgatttacttttaaggtgtttagggCACCTCGAGGCCATGAGGGTCATGAGTGAAGTCCATGAACGAATCTGTGGAGCTCATCAATCAGGgataaagatgagatggctaatcagaaggtatggatactattggccaaccattttAGAGGATTGCATTCGTTTTTCTAAAGGATGTCAACCATGCCAAGCTCATGGCCCAATCCAGCGTGTTCCTGCAGCTGATTATCATGCTGTGGTCAAACCTTGGCCATTTAGAGGTTAGGCCCTTGACgtaattggaaaaatttatccGCCCTCTTCAGGAAATCATAGTTACATCTTGGTAGCcacagactattttactaagtgagCAGAAGCAGTACCATTAAAGTATGTGGATCAACAAGAAGTAATCAAGGTGATCAAGGAaagaatcatccataggttTGGACTACCTGAACACTTGGTTGCAGATAGGGGTACAATATTTATGGGAGAACAAGTAGTCAACTTTGCTGCCCAGCAAAACATCATCATGTCCAACTCCACTCCTTATTACGCATAAGGGAATGGCCAAGCCGAGTCCACCAATAGGACTTTGGTCaatattatagagaaaatggtggaaaatAATCCAAGGGCTTGGCACGAGTTACTCTCTGAGGCCTTGTGGGCCTACAGAACTTCAAAGAAGGAAGCTACCAATATAACCccttatatgttggtatatggACATGATCCAGTCCTACCAATGGAAGTGGCGGTGAAATCAGCAAGGATAGCATATAAACATGGCCTCACTCCTGCAGATTATACTCAGGCTATGTTGGTAGAACTCGAAGAATTAGATGAAGTTAGACTCACAGCCCTCAACCACATATTGGTTCAGAAGAGAAGAGTTGCCAGATCTTATGACAAACTTGTAAGAAAGAAGAGCTTTTCTGAAGGTGACTTGGTTTGGAAGGCCGTATTTCCTTTGGGGGAAAAGAATTCAAGATATGGCAAGTGGTCCTCGACCTGGGAAGGACCTTATCAGATTGCTCAAGTCCTTAGAGGTAACGTCTATCTTCTTATGGACTTAAGTGGTGGCCTGTTTAAGCATTTGACAAATGGAAAGTACCTAAAACATCATTATCCTACTATGTGGGAAATGAAAGATTTTGGGGAAAATATTGTTAATAAACCATAGAGGGATCTGCCAACATGGCCTGAACGGAGGCCATAATACCTGTCATGCAAAATTCATAAAGGCCTCAAGTTCAGGCCACAtatcatcaaatcaaaccaGTACCCTAAGCCACTTAAAGGAAAGTTCCAAGCCAAGCGCAAAAGGAACAAAGTTAAAGTTATTACAGGCCC
The sequence above is a segment of the Rhododendron vialii isolate Sample 1 chromosome 13a, ASM3025357v1 genome. Coding sequences within it:
- the LOC131313928 gene encoding uncharacterized protein LOC131313928, encoding MVENNPRAWHELLSEALWAYRTSKKEATNITPYMLVYGHDPVLPMEVAVKSARIAYKHGLTPADYTQAMLVELEELDEVRLTALNHILVQKRRVARSYDKLVRKKSFSEGDLVWKAVFPLGEKNSRYGKWSSTWEGPYQIAQVLRGNVYLLMDLSGGLFKHLTNGKYLKHHYPTMWEMKDFGENIVNKP